The proteins below are encoded in one region of Xenopus laevis strain J_2021 chromosome 8L, Xenopus_laevis_v10.1, whole genome shotgun sequence:
- the slc25a47.L gene encoding solute carrier family 25 member 47 isoform X1, whose protein sequence is MADFIAGALGGACGVMVGYPLDTVKVRIQTQKNYNGIWHCVHSTYKMERVSGFFKGMSMPMSTVSVSSSIVFGVYRNVLRNLCKLKYGTTTVKPSKFDIFLSGYAAGGAQILVSSPADMAKVRLQTQMCPSNSTTSSLLTGPKYTGPINCLLTIVKEEGFLGLYKGSSALMFRDCNSFATYFLSYAILREWLLPFEQSNSEFIGVLFAGGFAGVVAWGIATPMDVIKSRLQADGVTQQRYRGVLHCIRESVRQEGITVLFKGLSLNCLRAFPVNMVVFLTYEAILRQIKPFSE, encoded by the exons GTGCTTGTGGGGTTATGGTTGGCTACCCTCTCGACACTGTTAAG GTTCGAATTCAAACGCAAAAGAACTACAATGGAATTTGGCACTGTGTTCACTCAACGTACAAAATGGAAAGA GTGTCTGGGTTTTTCAAAGGAATGTCAATGCCCATGTCCACAGTATCTGTCAGCTCATCTATAGTGTTTGGTGTGTATAGAAATGTTCTCCGCAATTTGTGCAAATTAAAATATGGAACAACAACAGTGAAGCCATCAAAGTTTGATATATTCCTCTCTGGCTATGCTGCTGGAGGAGCTCAG ATTTTAGTCTCCTCTCCTGCTGACATGGCGAAGGTTCGTTTACAGACCCAAATGTGTCCATCTAATTCTACCACAAGCTCTTTGCTGACTGGGCCCAAGTACACAGGCCCGATTAACTGCTTGTTGACAATTGTAAAAGAGGAGGGATTTCTTGGGCTGTACAAAGGCTCCTCTGCTTTAATGTTCAGAGACTGCAACTCCTTTGCAACGTATTTCCTGTCTTATGCCATTTTGCGAGAATGGCTTCTACCATTTGAACAAAGTAACTCAG aattTATAGGAGTTTTATTTGCTGGTGGTTTTGCCGGAGTGGTGGCTTGGGGCATCGCTACCCCCATGGACGTCATTAAGTCTCGCCTGCAGGCTGATGGAGTTACACAGCAGAGATACAGAGGGGTGCTTCACTGTATCAGAGAAAGTGTGAGGCAGGAAGGGATCACTGTTCTGTTTAAAGGACTCTCACTGAATTGTCTGCGGGCCTTTCCTGTAAACATGGTGGTATTTCTTACTTATGAAGCCATATTGAGACAAATCAAACCATTTTCCGAAtga
- the slc25a47.L gene encoding solute carrier family 25 member 47 isoform X2 has translation MSMPMSTVSVSSSIVFGVYRNVLRNLCKLKYGTTTVKPSKFDIFLSGYAAGGAQILVSSPADMAKVRLQTQMCPSNSTTSSLLTGPKYTGPINCLLTIVKEEGFLGLYKGSSALMFRDCNSFATYFLSYAILREWLLPFEQSNSEFIGVLFAGGFAGVVAWGIATPMDVIKSRLQADGVTQQRYRGVLHCIRESVRQEGITVLFKGLSLNCLRAFPVNMVVFLTYEAILRQIKPFSE, from the exons ATGTCAATGCCCATGTCCACAGTATCTGTCAGCTCATCTATAGTGTTTGGTGTGTATAGAAATGTTCTCCGCAATTTGTGCAAATTAAAATATGGAACAACAACAGTGAAGCCATCAAAGTTTGATATATTCCTCTCTGGCTATGCTGCTGGAGGAGCTCAG ATTTTAGTCTCCTCTCCTGCTGACATGGCGAAGGTTCGTTTACAGACCCAAATGTGTCCATCTAATTCTACCACAAGCTCTTTGCTGACTGGGCCCAAGTACACAGGCCCGATTAACTGCTTGTTGACAATTGTAAAAGAGGAGGGATTTCTTGGGCTGTACAAAGGCTCCTCTGCTTTAATGTTCAGAGACTGCAACTCCTTTGCAACGTATTTCCTGTCTTATGCCATTTTGCGAGAATGGCTTCTACCATTTGAACAAAGTAACTCAG aattTATAGGAGTTTTATTTGCTGGTGGTTTTGCCGGAGTGGTGGCTTGGGGCATCGCTACCCCCATGGACGTCATTAAGTCTCGCCTGCAGGCTGATGGAGTTACACAGCAGAGATACAGAGGGGTGCTTCACTGTATCAGAGAAAGTGTGAGGCAGGAAGGGATCACTGTTCTGTTTAAAGGACTCTCACTGAATTGTCTGCGGGCCTTTCCTGTAAACATGGTGGTATTTCTTACTTATGAAGCCATATTGAGACAAATCAAACCATTTTCCGAAtga